The following proteins come from a genomic window of Paucimonas lemoignei:
- the murA gene encoding UDP-N-acetylglucosamine 1-carboxyvinyltransferase, protein MDKLIITGGVRLDGEIRISGAKNSALPILAATLLADGPVTVQNLPHLHDITTMIELFGRMGIEPVIDEKLSVEIDARTIKTLIAPYELVKTMRASILVLGPMVARFGEAEVALPGGCAIGSRPVDLHIRGLEAMGAIIDVEGGYIKAKAPEGGLHGANFFFDTVSVTGTENIMMAASLANGRSVLQNAAREPEVVDLANFLIAMGAKIHGAGTDTITIDGVKRLGSATYKVMPDRIETGTYLVAAAATGGRVKVKDTDPTILEAVLLKLQEAGAEVTSGVDWIELNMHGKRPKAVNVRTAPYPAFPTDMQAQFISLNAIAEGTGAVIETIFENRFMHVYEMHRMGAQIQVEGNTAIVTGTQVLKGAPVMATDLRASASLVISALVAQGDTLIDRIYHIDRGYECIEEKLQMLGAKIRRVPG, encoded by the coding sequence ATGGATAAACTGATTATTACTGGCGGCGTTCGTCTTGACGGCGAAATCCGCATTTCCGGGGCGAAAAACTCTGCCCTGCCGATTCTTGCCGCTACGTTGCTGGCCGATGGGCCGGTGACCGTGCAGAACCTGCCGCACCTGCACGACATCACCACCATGATCGAGCTGTTCGGCCGCATGGGCATCGAGCCTGTGATCGACGAAAAGCTCAGCGTTGAAATCGACGCCCGCACCATCAAGACCCTGATTGCGCCGTATGAGCTGGTTAAAACCATGCGCGCCTCGATCCTGGTGCTGGGTCCGATGGTTGCTCGCTTCGGCGAGGCTGAAGTTGCCCTGCCTGGCGGTTGCGCCATTGGTTCGCGTCCGGTTGACCTGCACATCCGTGGTCTTGAAGCCATGGGCGCGATCATTGACGTGGAAGGCGGCTACATCAAGGCCAAGGCGCCGGAAGGCGGCTTGCACGGTGCCAACTTCTTCTTCGATACCGTCAGCGTAACCGGTACCGAAAACATCATGATGGCCGCGAGCCTGGCCAACGGCCGCAGCGTTCTGCAGAACGCCGCCCGCGAGCCGGAAGTGGTCGACCTGGCTAACTTCCTGATTGCCATGGGTGCCAAGATCCACGGCGCCGGTACTGACACCATCACCATTGATGGCGTGAAGCGTCTGGGTTCGGCGACTTATAAAGTCATGCCCGACCGCATCGAGACCGGCACCTATCTGGTTGCCGCTGCTGCCACTGGCGGTCGCGTCAAGGTCAAGGACACCGATCCAACCATCCTCGAAGCGGTATTGCTCAAGCTTCAAGAGGCGGGTGCAGAAGTCACCAGCGGCGTGGACTGGATCGAACTGAACATGCATGGCAAGCGGCCTAAAGCCGTTAACGTGCGTACCGCTCCGTACCCGGCGTTCCCGACTGACATGCAGGCGCAGTTTATCTCGCTCAACGCGATTGCCGAAGGCACTGGCGCAGTCATCGAGACCATCTTCGAAAACCGCTTCATGCACGTTTACGAGATGCACCGCATGGGCGCTCAGATTCAGGTCGAAGGCAACACTGCCATCGTGACCGGCACCCAGGTTCTCAAAGGCGCGCCAGTGATGGCGACCGACCTGCGTGCATCGGCCAGTCTGGTTATCTCGGCGCTGGTTGCTCAGGGTGACACCCTGATCGATCGCATCTACCACATAGATCGTGGCTACGAGTGCATCGAAGAGAAACTGCAGATGCTGGGCGCGAAGATCCGCCGCGTTCCGGGCTAG
- the hisG gene encoding ATP phosphoribosyltransferase catalytic subunit has product MLTIALSKGRILDDTLPLLAEAGIVPTENPDKSRKLIIPTTQADVRLLIVRATDVPTYVEHGAADLGVAGKDVLMEYTGQGLYEPLDLQIAKCRLMTAGAIGAVEPKGRLRVATKFVNVAKRYYAEQGRQVDIIKLYGSMELAPLIGLADKIIDVVDTGNTLRANGLEPQELIATISSRLVVNKASMKMQHARIQSLIDTLRNAVESRHRG; this is encoded by the coding sequence ATGTTGACCATCGCACTGTCCAAGGGCCGCATCCTCGACGACACCCTGCCGCTTCTTGCTGAAGCAGGCATTGTGCCGACCGAGAATCCGGACAAGAGCCGCAAGCTGATTATCCCCACGACCCAGGCCGATGTACGCCTGTTGATCGTGCGTGCCACCGACGTGCCGACGTATGTCGAGCACGGCGCCGCTGATCTGGGTGTTGCCGGTAAAGATGTGCTGATGGAATACACCGGCCAGGGTCTGTACGAGCCACTGGACCTGCAGATTGCCAAGTGCCGGCTGATGACTGCTGGCGCCATCGGTGCGGTCGAGCCCAAGGGCCGCCTGCGGGTAGCGACCAAGTTCGTCAATGTCGCCAAGCGCTACTATGCCGAGCAAGGCCGCCAGGTCGACATCATCAAGTTGTACGGCTCTATGGAGCTGGCACCGCTGATTGGTCTGGCCGACAAGATCATTGACGTCGTAGATACCGGCAACACGCTGCGTGCCAACGGCCTGGAGCCTCAGGAACTGATCGCCACCATCAGCTCGCGTCTGGTGGTGAACAAGGCTTCCATGAAAATGCAGCACGCCCGTATCCAGTCGCTCATCGACACCCTGCGCAATGCAGTGGAGTCCCGACACCGCGGCTGA
- the hisD gene encoding histidinol dehydrogenase — protein MTAPTAIRRLNAADPDFAHHLDHLLSWESVSDDSVNERVLEIIKAVRERGDAALVEFTQRFDGLQVASMADLILPRARLELALTRITPEQRQALEKAADRVRMYHEKQKQDSWTYTEADGTVLGQKVTPLDRAGLYVPGGKASYPSSVLMNAIPAKVAGVTEVVMVVPTPRGEINELVLAAACIAGVDRVFTIGGAQAVAALAYGTESVPRVDKVVGPGNIYVATAKRHVFGQVGIDMIAGPSEILVVCDGQTDPDWIAMDLFSQAEHDEDAQAILVSPDAEFLDKVAASIAKLMPTLERAEIIDKSINGRGALIKVADMQQAIEVANRIAPEHLELSVADPEAWLPQIRHAGAIFMGRHTSEALGDYCAGPNHVLPTSGTARFSSPLGVYDFQKRSSIIYCSQQGASELGKTASVLARGESLTAHARSAEYRIIDSEGQGK, from the coding sequence ATGACCGCACCGACTGCAATTCGCCGACTCAACGCTGCTGATCCGGATTTCGCACATCATCTGGATCATCTGCTGAGCTGGGAAAGTGTGTCTGATGATTCGGTCAACGAGCGTGTGCTCGAGATCATCAAGGCTGTGCGCGAGCGTGGCGATGCGGCCCTGGTGGAATTCACCCAGCGCTTTGACGGTTTGCAGGTCGCTTCCATGGCTGACTTGATTCTGCCTCGCGCCCGTCTTGAACTGGCCCTGACCCGCATCACCCCGGAACAGCGCCAGGCGCTGGAAAAGGCCGCTGATCGTGTGCGCATGTACCACGAAAAGCAGAAGCAGGATTCCTGGACCTACACCGAAGCCGACGGCACCGTGTTGGGTCAGAAGGTCACGCCGCTGGATCGCGCAGGTTTGTACGTGCCGGGCGGCAAGGCTTCGTACCCGTCCTCGGTATTGATGAACGCCATCCCCGCGAAGGTTGCTGGTGTCACCGAGGTGGTCATGGTGGTGCCGACGCCTCGTGGTGAAATCAACGAACTGGTGCTCGCTGCCGCTTGTATTGCCGGTGTGGACCGCGTGTTCACCATTGGCGGCGCCCAGGCTGTTGCTGCGTTGGCTTACGGCACTGAAAGCGTACCGCGTGTCGACAAGGTCGTCGGCCCCGGCAACATCTATGTCGCCACTGCCAAGCGCCATGTGTTTGGGCAAGTGGGTATCGACATGATTGCCGGCCCTTCGGAAATTCTGGTGGTCTGTGACGGCCAGACCGACCCGGACTGGATCGCCATGGACCTCTTCTCCCAGGCCGAGCATGACGAAGACGCTCAAGCGATTCTGGTCAGCCCCGATGCTGAGTTTCTCGACAAGGTGGCCGCCAGCATTGCCAAATTGATGCCGACCCTGGAGCGCGCGGAAATCATCGACAAGTCGATCAATGGCCGTGGCGCCTTGATCAAGGTCGCTGATATGCAGCAGGCCATTGAGGTCGCCAACCGCATCGCGCCGGAGCACCTCGAGTTGTCCGTCGCCGATCCGGAAGCCTGGCTGCCGCAGATCCGTCACGCGGGCGCGATCTTCATGGGGCGTCACACGTCCGAAGCCCTCGGTGATTACTGCGCCGGCCCCAACCACGTTTTGCCGACCTCCGGCACAGCGCGCTTTTCGTCGCCGCTGGGGGTTTATGATTTCCAGAAGCGCTCGTCGATCATCTACTGCTCGCAGCAGGGTGCATCGGAACTGGGCAAAACAGCATCGGTACTGGCTCGTGGCGAATCACTGACTGCGCACGCGCGCAGCGCCGAGTACCGCATCATCGATAGCGAAGGGCAGGGGAAGTAA
- the hisC gene encoding histidinol-phosphate aminotransferase yields the protein MSKFWSPFVNALVPYVPGEQPKLTKLVKLNTNENPYGPSPKALAAMRAELTDDLRLYPDPNGDRLKQAVADYYDVKPNQVFLGNGSDEVLAHAFNAFFQHGKPLLFPDISYSFYPVYCGLYDIEYDAIPLDEQFQIRVEDYAKPNGGIIFPNPNAPTGCVVALGAVEAMLKASPDSVVIVDEAYIDFGGETAISLVNRYPNLLVTQTLSKSRSLAGLRVGLAVGHPDLVEALERVKNSFNSYPLDRLAIVGAAVAFEDREHFDFTRKAVIASREALTSELQAKGFEVLPSAANFIFARHPQHDAAGIAAKLREQGVIVRHFKQERIAQFLRISVGTPEQNQALLDGLAGL from the coding sequence ATGAGTAAATTCTGGAGTCCTTTCGTTAACGCTCTGGTGCCTTACGTGCCGGGTGAGCAGCCGAAGCTGACCAAGCTGGTGAAGCTCAACACCAATGAGAACCCATACGGGCCGTCGCCCAAAGCCCTGGCTGCCATGCGCGCCGAGCTGACCGATGACCTGCGCCTTTATCCGGATCCGAACGGCGACCGGCTCAAACAGGCGGTTGCTGATTACTACGATGTGAAACCCAATCAGGTGTTCCTCGGCAACGGTTCCGATGAAGTCCTGGCACACGCCTTTAATGCTTTCTTCCAGCACGGCAAACCGCTGCTGTTCCCGGATATCAGCTACAGCTTCTATCCAGTGTATTGCGGGCTGTATGACATCGAGTACGACGCTATCCCGCTGGACGAGCAGTTCCAGATTCGTGTCGAGGATTATGCAAAGCCAAACGGCGGGATCATTTTCCCCAATCCGAACGCCCCGACGGGGTGTGTTGTGGCGCTGGGGGCTGTGGAAGCGATGCTCAAGGCCAGCCCTGATTCGGTGGTGATCGTCGACGAGGCTTACATCGACTTCGGTGGCGAGACCGCGATCAGTCTGGTGAACCGCTATCCCAACCTGCTGGTCACCCAGACACTGTCCAAGTCCCGCTCGTTGGCCGGTTTGCGTGTCGGTCTGGCAGTCGGTCACCCGGATCTGGTCGAGGCGCTGGAGCGGGTCAAGAACAGCTTCAACTCCTATCCGCTGGACCGCTTGGCAATTGTCGGCGCAGCGGTGGCGTTTGAGGATCGTGAGCACTTTGACTTTACCCGCAAGGCCGTGATCGCCAGCCGTGAAGCGCTGACGAGCGAGTTGCAGGCCAAGGGGTTTGAAGTGCTGCCATCAGCGGCCAACTTCATCTTTGCTCGCCACCCGCAACATGACGCAGCCGGTATCGCCGCGAAGCTGCGCGAGCAGGGCGTGATCGTTCGTCACTTCAAGCAAGAGCGGATTGCTCAGTTCCTGCGCATCAGCGTTGGCACACCAGAGCAGAACCAGGCGCTGCTGGATGGGTTGGCGGGGTTGTAA
- the mucD_1 gene encoding 2-alkenal reductase gives MFKALRFFGWPLLAGVLIALLIIQRFPEWVGLPSLDVNLQQAPQTTSVQQGPVSYADAVSMAAPAVVNLYTTKMVNKTARPLFEDPQFRRFFGDNLPKQKRMESSLGSGVLMSPEGYILTNNHVTSGADQIVVALKDGRETIARVIGSDPETDLAVLKIDLKNIPAITIGRSDSIRIGDVALAIGNPFGVGQTVTMGIISATGRNQLGLNTYEDFIQTDAAINPGNSGGALVDANGNLTGINTAIFSKSGGSQGIGFAIPTKLAMDVMKSIIEHGQVIRGWLGIEVQPLTQELAESFGLKDRPGIVVAGIFRDGPAQKAGLQLGDVILSINGEPAGDGRRSMNQVARTRPTDKIAIEVMRNGKEMKLNAEVGLRPPPAPAAVPVEEQ, from the coding sequence ATGTTCAAGGCACTGCGGTTTTTCGGTTGGCCATTGCTGGCCGGTGTGCTCATCGCGCTACTCATCATCCAGCGCTTCCCTGAGTGGGTCGGGCTGCCCAGCCTGGACGTTAACCTGCAGCAGGCACCGCAGACCACCAGCGTCCAGCAGGGTCCGGTTTCCTACGCCGATGCCGTCAGCATGGCAGCCCCCGCGGTGGTCAACCTTTACACCACCAAGATGGTCAACAAAACCGCTCGCCCGCTGTTCGAGGATCCGCAATTCCGGCGTTTCTTTGGCGACAACCTGCCTAAACAGAAACGCATGGAGTCCAGCCTCGGCTCCGGCGTATTGATGAGCCCCGAAGGCTACATCCTCACCAATAACCACGTGACCAGCGGCGCCGATCAAATTGTTGTGGCGCTCAAGGACGGCCGCGAAACCATCGCGCGGGTGATTGGCAGCGACCCGGAAACCGACCTCGCGGTATTGAAGATTGACCTGAAAAACATTCCCGCCATCACCATTGGCCGCTCTGACAGCATCCGCATCGGCGATGTAGCACTGGCGATTGGCAACCCGTTCGGCGTCGGCCAGACCGTGACCATGGGCATTATCAGCGCCACGGGCCGTAATCAGCTGGGCTTGAACACATACGAAGATTTCATCCAGACCGACGCGGCGATCAACCCCGGCAACTCCGGTGGCGCGCTGGTGGACGCCAATGGCAACCTGACCGGGATCAACACAGCGATTTTCTCCAAGTCTGGCGGTTCTCAGGGCATTGGGTTTGCGATTCCGACCAAACTGGCAATGGACGTCATGAAGTCGATCATCGAACACGGTCAGGTGATTCGTGGCTGGCTGGGTATTGAAGTACAGCCGCTGACCCAGGAGCTGGCTGAGTCCTTCGGCTTGAAGGATCGTCCGGGCATCGTCGTAGCAGGGATTTTCCGCGATGGGCCGGCGCAGAAAGCCGGTTTGCAGCTGGGTGATGTAATCCTGAGCATCAATGGCGAACCAGCCGGTGACGGCCGCCGTTCGATGAATCAGGTAGCCCGCACCCGGCCGACTGACAAGATTGCCATTGAGGTCATGCGCAATGGCAAGGAAATGAAGCTAAACGCCGAAGTAGGCCTGCGACCACCGCCAGCGCCTGCGGCGGTGCCGGTTGAGGAGCAATAA
- a CDS encoding metal-binding protein, with amino-acid sequence MAVALSTLVEEADRYLGSARIQDYCPNGLQVEGRPQVMRIVSGVTASQALLDAAVEAQADLILVHHGYFWKGENPCVTGMKQRRLKTLLKHDISLLAYHLPLDVHPEVGNNVQLARQLDITVEGPLDPDNSRVVGLVGSLNEPLMPRDFARRVQEALGREPLLIEGPEMIRRVGWCTGGGQGYIDQAVLAGVDLFISGEASEQTVHSARENGISFIAAGHHATERYGVQALGDYLARRFALEHLFIDCPNPV; translated from the coding sequence ATGGCTGTTGCGCTCAGCACTCTGGTAGAAGAAGCCGACCGTTATCTGGGCAGCGCCCGCATTCAGGATTATTGCCCCAACGGCTTACAGGTCGAAGGTCGGCCGCAGGTCATGCGCATCGTCAGCGGCGTGACTGCCAGCCAGGCGTTGCTGGACGCTGCCGTCGAGGCGCAGGCGGATCTGATCCTTGTGCACCACGGCTACTTCTGGAAAGGCGAGAACCCCTGCGTCACCGGGATGAAACAACGGCGCCTTAAAACCTTGCTCAAACATGACATCAGTCTGCTGGCCTATCACTTGCCTCTGGATGTACACCCGGAAGTGGGCAACAACGTGCAACTGGCCCGTCAGCTGGACATCACGGTCGAAGGGCCGCTGGATCCTGATAATTCGCGGGTGGTCGGGTTGGTCGGGTCGCTGAATGAGCCGCTGATGCCCCGTGATTTCGCCCGTCGCGTACAGGAAGCGCTGGGACGCGAACCGCTGCTGATCGAAGGCCCCGAGATGATTCGCCGCGTGGGCTGGTGCACTGGCGGCGGTCAGGGCTACATCGATCAGGCAGTTCTGGCCGGGGTCGATCTGTTTATCAGCGGTGAGGCCTCGGAGCAGACGGTCCACAGTGCCCGGGAGAATGGCATCAGCTTTATCGCGGCCGGCCACCACGCCACGGAGCGTTATGGCGTGCAAGCCCTGGGCGACTATCTGGCCCGGCGGTTTGCGCTTGAGCACTTGTTCATCGATTGCCCGAACCCGGTCTGA
- the cysD gene encoding sulfate adenylyltransferase subunit 2, whose translation MVDKLTHLKQLEAESIHIIREVAAEFDNPVMLYSVGKDSAVMLHLARKAFFPGKLPFPVMHVDTRWKFQEMYKFRDQMVEDLGLDLIVHVNPDGVAQGINPLTHGSAKHTDIMKTEGLKQALDKHGFDAAFGGARRDEEKSRAKERVYSFRDTKHRWDPKNQRPELWNVYNGNVNKGESIRVFPLSNWTELDIWQYIYLEGIPIVPLYFAAEREVIEMNGTWIMIDDDRLRNHLSDEDKKRIVKKKVRFRTLGDYPLTGAVESEAISLTDIIQEMLLTRTSERQGRVIDHDGAGSMEEKKRQGYF comes from the coding sequence ATGGTCGACAAACTGACGCATCTGAAACAGCTGGAGGCGGAAAGCATCCACATCATCCGCGAGGTCGCCGCCGAGTTTGATAACCCGGTGATGCTGTACTCCGTCGGTAAAGACTCCGCCGTCATGCTCCACCTGGCGCGCAAGGCGTTCTTCCCGGGCAAACTGCCGTTCCCGGTGATGCACGTCGACACCCGCTGGAAATTCCAGGAAATGTACAAATTCCGCGACCAGATGGTCGAGGATCTGGGCCTGGACCTCATCGTCCACGTCAACCCCGATGGCGTCGCGCAGGGTATCAACCCGCTGACCCACGGCAGTGCCAAACACACTGACATCATGAAAACCGAGGGCCTGAAACAGGCGCTCGACAAACACGGCTTCGATGCCGCATTCGGTGGCGCCCGCCGCGACGAAGAGAAGTCCCGCGCCAAAGAGCGCGTGTACTCCTTCCGCGACACCAAGCACCGCTGGGACCCGAAGAACCAGCGTCCCGAGCTGTGGAACGTTTATAACGGCAACGTCAACAAAGGCGAGTCGATCCGGGTGTTCCCGCTGTCCAACTGGACCGAGCTGGATATCTGGCAGTACATCTACTTGGAAGGCATTCCGATTGTCCCGCTGTACTTCGCCGCCGAGCGCGAAGTCATCGAGATGAACGGTACCTGGATCATGATCGACGACGATCGTCTGCGTAATCATCTGTCCGATGAAGACAAAAAGCGCATCGTCAAGAAGAAGGTCCGCTTCCGCACACTTGGCGACTACCCGTTGACGGGCGCAGTCGAGTCCGAGGCCATCAGCCTCACTGACATCATTCAGGAAATGCTGCTGACGCGAACTTCCGAACGCCAGGGCCGGGTCATCGACCACGATGGCGCTGGTTCGATGGAAGAGAAGAAGCGCCAAGGGTATTTCTAA